Part of the Polyangia bacterium genome, CGCGCTGTTGTTGGCGCGACGGGTCTCAAACGCCATTTCTGGATCGGGTGGTGCAATGACGTCGACCCCTGCTCGTGGGTTGTTTTCGCTCGTGGTTTGTTCCGGCCTACTGGCGGTTGCCGGCCCTGCCAAGGCGACCGTGTCCTGGACCTCGACCTTTGAAAAGGGCGATCTGTCCGAGTGGATGCCCGGCGTCAACCCCACCAAGGGGACGCGCAAGAACGTCGAGGTGCTGGGCGAGCAGGTCTACACCGGCAAGTACGCCTGCAAGATCACCGTTCACCCCGACGATCTGTTCGGCCAGTACGTCCAGGACCGCGTCGACATCCAGCACCAGAGCAAGCTGACCGGCGAAGGCATGGACACCTGGATCTCCGGCCATTACATGATGCCCGCCGACGCCGGCATGCGGAACGAGTTCGCCTTCTGGGAATCGAACAGCACCTCGCAAAACGTCATGGATTTCTGGGTCGCGCCGAAAGGGGCGGCTGGCGGTGGCACCACCATCAATTTCGGCGTTGGTTTTCTCGGCGCCACCAAGTTGTGGACGGCCGACTTCACCATTGGCAAGTGGCACCAGGTGGCGATGCACGTCCATTGGTCGACGAACGCGCAGCTGGGCAGCGTCGATGTCTGGTATGACGGACAGCAGGTGGTGACCGCCCACAAGGCGCAGACCAAGGCGGACAACAACAGCCTGTTTTATCAAAATGGCTTGCATCGAATTAGCCCGGCGAATTTTGTCGACACGATCTACTTCGATGATTTCATCGAGGCCGACACCTTGGCCGAGGCGCAGATCGCGGCGCCGATTCAGCCCGGCGGCGACGGGGGCGTCGCCACCGACGGCGGTCCGATGGACGACGCGGCGGCCGACGGCAACGTCACCGGCAGCGGCGGCGCGGGTGGTTCCGGCGCCGGCGGCGAGAGCGGGAGCGGCGGTTCCAGCGTCGATGGAGGAGCGGGCGGCGCGTCCGGCGCGGCCACCGGCAGCGGCGGTGCACGGGTGATGGGCGGTGCGTCGGGCGGCGGCGGTAGCGGGGTCAGCGGGGGCGGCGTCGCGACCAGCCACGGCTGCCTGGTCTCGGGCCGCCGCCCTCCGACCATGTCTTTGCTCGGTTTGCTGGGCCTCGGCGCGGTCGTTCTGTCGTCGCGGCGCCGCCGTCGCTGAAAGCGGCGCTGGCAGGCACTCCCGAGGTTGATCGATTGGCTTGGCCGGTGTCTACCTACCTAAAGACTGCCAACCAAACACGGCTGGTTTTTTGCGGCGGCGTCGGGGTCAGCACTTTGTCCCGGCTCGTGAAAGCAGGGGTGACCGTTCGCCTGCTTGCGAGCCCCAACCTTGGAGCACGTTCGCAATGACTCGTCATTTTTTCGGCTTTCTGGGCGCTGGCTTGTTTCTTGTGGCCGTCGCCGGAGCGGGATGCTCCAGCAGCGACATCGGGGCCGGCAGCGGTGGCGCCGGCGGTAGCACCGCCACCGGCAGCGGTGGGTCCACGATGATCGATCCCAGCGGCAGCGGCGGCTCTGTCGTCACCAGCGGCACCGGTGGCGCGGACACCTCAGGCGGCAGCGGCGGCGCGGTGGCGCCCGTGGACGCCGGATCGAGCGACGACAGTGGTGTCGTGCCCAAGGACGGTCCGGTGGCCGGCGACGTCGATACCACCAAGGGCGCCGTTCGGTTGGTCGCTTATCTGCCCAATTACAGCGGCAGCTTCTCGATGTGGGCGACGAAGGTGAATTTCTCCAGGGTCACGCATTTGAACCTGGCCTTCGCGCTGGCCACCGCCACCAATGGCTGGAACATGGGCGCGTCAGACGCTGACGTGAAAGCGATCGTCGACGCCGCCCATGCGGCCGGCGTCAAGGTGTTGCCGTCGCTGGGGGGCGGCGGCGGCGATCAGTCGGTGATTGGCCGTTACAACACCGCCAGCAACGTCGATCCGCTGGTGCAGAGCCTGGATGCGTTCATCGCCAAGTACAACTTCGACGGCGCTGACATCGACATTGAAAGCCCGGCCAACCTGGGCGCGAATTTCTCCAACTTCGTCAACAAGGTTGTCGCCAAGCTGCGCCCGGAAGGCAAGCTGGTGACCGCCGCGGTCGCGCAATACCTGCAGGAAAACATGCAGGACGCGACGCTGCACCAGTTCGATTTCGTCAACGTGATGATCTATTCGGGCCTGACCCAAACGATGAAAGACATCACGTACTACTTGAACACCAAGAAGGTGCCCAAGGATCAGGTCGTGCTCGGCGCCGGTTTCTTCGGGACCGAGCCGGGCGACAAGGAGATCTCGTACGCCAGCATCATCAAAGCCGACCCCATGGCCTGGAGCAAAGACAGCACCACGGTCAGCGGCCAGACGGTCAACTACACCGGCATGGACACAATGAAAAAGCTCACCGAGTACGCCAAGACCATCGGCGGCATCATGGTGTGGGATCTGACCGAGGACACTTACGACGATCACTCCCTGATGAAGGTGATTCAGGGCGATCTATAGGCCTAGCGTTCGATCCGCCCGCTCTTCAGTTCGCCGACCGCAGTGGTGGTTGGTGATGATCAATCCGTCCGCGCGCAGAGGATCGCCCAGCGTGGCCGGATCCAGCGTCAGGCCAGCGGCGCGCAGCGAAGCCGCCTGCGCCGCCAGCTGTTCCGGCAGCCACATGCCGCCCGGATTTTCGAAGCGCGGGCGCGCGGCAGCGACGGGGACGGGGAACGCCATGGCGGCGGCGACGGCGGTTTGCGCGGGTGCGGCAGGACGACAGGCCGCCAGCAGCACCACCAACGCCGGCAACGATCGCCAGCCGCGGCTGGTCGCCTGCCGTTGATCATCATTGGTCGCGCATCATACTGGCCGGCATCCGCGCGGCGGAACTTCCGGCGTCGATCGCCTGATCGGTCCAGCCGATTCGGCGCTTTCCGGCGGCGCTTCGTGCTTCCTTTGCCAAAGCGCGGACACTTATAATTGCGCAATGAAGGTAACCACCGGCTTTTCGCGCGGACCCTTTGTTTGCAGTCTGGCTGCTGCGTTCGTGTTTGCGGCGTGCGCCCAAAGTGACAAGGCGCCGCCAGCCGCATCAGGCAGTGGTGGCAACAGTGGTGCCGGCACCGGCGGAGCAATTTCCGCCAGCGGCGGTGCCGGTGGATCCGTCGGCGGCGCGGGCGGCAGCGGGAGCGGAGGCGCGCCGGCCGGCAGCGGTGGCGCGGCGGCCACCGGCGGCGCCGCCGGCGTCGACGCTGCGCCGGACAGCGTGTCGTCGGCGGGGTGCGTGACGATGGGCAGCGAATTCTGCGACGACTTTGAAAGTGGCATGCTGGACATGCAGAAGTGGAAGCAGGACAAGCCCTCCGCATCGGCGATGATCACCGTCGATGGTGCGCACGTCCACAGTGGCAAATTCGCCGCTCACATCAAAGTGGTGGCCGGTCAACAGAGCACGGCCATGATCAGCGAAGCGGTGACGTTCCCCGCCACGCCGAATTTGTTTTACGCCCGCATGTTCGTCTACTTCAGCCCCGACATTCCGGTGGCGCAGGGCGCGGACTATCACACCGGATTTTTGATCGGCAACGGCAACAACAATCTTGGCAATGTGCAGGTGGGCATGGGGATGATCGGGTCGGCCAAGCAATGGCTGGGTTATTCCATTTTCTACGCCAATCCCAAGCTGGAGTTCGGGCCTTGGTCAAAGACGTTGATCATGGCCAGCCAGTGGCAGTGTGTGGAGCTTTTCGAAGACGGATCAGATCCCACCACCGAAAAACGCCAGGTATGGATCGACGATCAAGAGCTGACCGATCTGCGCAGCAGTTCCGCCACGTCCGCCAATGGCAATGCCAATCATTTGCCGCCCAAGTTCAACAGCGTGTCGTTCGGGTTGTGGGAGTACCACCCGACGCCCACGCTGTCGGACATGTGGATCGACGACGTCCGGGTCAGCAGTAAGAAGATCGGCTGCGGCAACTAGACGCCTCGCCGCGAGAGATTGGGGGATCGGCTACCGATATCTGTTCCGGCAAGAAGGCCGGACCGCAGCAGCAGGCCGCACTCGGCTGCCAACGTCATCAGCGAACGATTCGAGCGGCCTGCGGCGAGGACCGAACGGCGCGGCATGGAGGCGCAATCTCCTCGGAGGATCGATCCGCGACGATCTGGGGTCGCCAATCTTCTATGGCCCGGCCCGCGCGCGGCACAGTGCGAGCGCGTGGCGCGGATCGCGAGTCTGACTCACGAGTTCGACGCCGTCGCCGCGCCATCCGGTCCTCCCCCGAGGCCCTAAAGGTTGGGGTAATGTCGAGGGTAAGCTGGGCCTCGGGGTCCGGTCCGTTCTTTCCGAAGAATCGGCCTTCGTTTTTGTACTCGATTCCATCGCGGCCGATCCGGAGGCGTAGGTGGTGGTGGGTGGTACGGCAATGGCACTTTCGACCTAGCAAGGTGTCTGCGATCCACGATACATTCAACCGCCCACGTGTCTGCTACCCACTTCGCGCCTGGTTGGGCAACGATTAGTCCGGACGCACTGGCCCACGTCGCATCGGATGGTCGCGGGCATTCGCTTGCTGAGCACCTTCGGGCAGTGTCTGACGGCGCCGGCATATTTGCACAACCGCTCGGATGTTCTGAGGAGGCTCGGCTGGCGGGCCTTTGGCATGACCTAGGAAAGTATTCTGGCGACTTTCAGCGGATGATCAGGCTGGAAAACGGAATCGAAGCCCACATTGAGGGCGAGGGCAATGAACGCGATCATTCTTCTGCCGGCGCCATTCACGCCTTCAAAAGGGGAAAACACCTCTACGCCGTGGCGGCGGCCATCGCTGGTCATCATGCAGGACTGGCGGATCAGGCCGATTTGCGGCAGCGGCTGATTCTGAAACAACACCTCTATGAGGCGGTTGTCGATCGTTTGCCCCCGGCACCGATCCTCTCGGCAGCGGTCCCGGACGTCCCCGAATGGATCGCTGACGCCAAACCAGGCGACGAGGCCGTTTTGCTTCGTTTGGAGATGCACACTCGGATGCTCTTCTCGGCCCTGTGCGATGCGGACTTTCTGGATACAGAATTGTTTTTCAGTGTCGAACGCGCCGAGATGCGTTCTGGCCGGCCGAGTGTATCGTTCCTGGCTGAACGGCTTGATCTTTATCTGCAACAGAAGGAGGCCGTCGCACCACCGACAACGGTGAATGTCGTGCGCGGGGAGGTGAGACGGGCATGCGCGGCGACGGCTGTTGACGAACCCGGCATCTTCAGTTTGACGGTCCCGACCGGTGGCGGAAAGACACTCGCGTCGATGAGCTTCGCCCTGGAACACGCGCGGCTTCACCGACTTCACCGCGTCGTGGTGGCAATTCCCTTCACCTCGATCATTGAACAAACAGCAAGCGTGTTCCGTGATGTCTTCGGCGACGACGCGATCGTCGAGCATCACAGCGCTCTTGATCCGATTCACGAGAAGGCGCGAAATCGCATTGCTTCGGAAAATTGGGACGCGCCCCTTATTGTAACGACGAACGTGCAACTGTTCGAGAGTCTTCTGTCGAATCGACCGTCGGCCTGTCGAAAGCTTCATCGGCTAGCCCGTTCCGTCATCATTCTCGACGAAGCCCAGGCGTTGCCCGGACACCTGTTGCCCGCGATCCTCGACGTATTGGCGCGGCTGGTTCAGCACTACGGCGCAACCGTAGTGATCTGCACCGCGACGCAGCCAGCCTGGTTCCGATCAGAACGTCTGCCGATGGGGTTTGCTGATGTTCGGGAGATCTGTCCTTCCGACATGGATCTATTCGCGCGCCTGAGGCGCGTGGAAGCCACCGTCGAAAACGCGGACAAGGCGACGCCCTATGACGAGGTGGCGAGCTGGATCGCTGCGGAGCCCAATTGCCTTGCCATCGTTCATCGGCGCGACGATGCCCAGTCGTTGTGCCGAACGGTCGATGCCCGGCTTGCCGCGCCGTCTACGATCCACCTTTCAGCGCTAATGACTCCTGCGCATCGGTCGGAGGTGTTGGCGCAGGTTCGTCAATTGCAGCTGGCTGGCCGGCCCGTCCGTTTGGTGGCCACCCAATTGGTCGAAGCGGGCGTCGATCTCGACTTCCCGGTGGTATTTCGAGCGCTCGCCGGTCTGGACGCCTTGGCCCAGGCAGCGGGGCGCTGCAATCGCGAGGGACGGCTTGCTCGGGGAAGCCTGCGCATATTTATTGCGGAAACCGAACCGCCGCTTGGCGTGCCGCGGACCGGCCGCGACATCGCGCGAGTCATGATGGCCCGCCGACAGCTAGGGGATCTTTTCTCGCCCGCCGTTCAACTCCAATACTTCAGGGAGCTCTATGACCGCACAGACTTACGGCGTGGCCTGGAGTTGCAGAAACAACGGGCGAGCTTGAATTTCGCCACGGTATCCAAGTCTTTCCAGCTGATTCAAGACGGCTGGTCAGCCCCCCTGGTGATTGCGCACGGTGATGGAAAGTACCGTCTGGATGACCTCAAGGTGGCAGGACCGTCTCGATCCCGTCTGCGTGCCTTACAGAGATTCACCATCAATGTTCCTCGTCGTTTCCTGCTGAACTGGGTGAATGCTGGCGTGGTCAGCGTCGTTGCTGATTCGGTCCACGCCCTGGAAGGTCCCGCGCTGGCCAGTTACGACCCACGATTTGGCCTGATACCGGAACGCATGGGCTATATCGATCCGACTCAATTGATCGTCGGCTGAAGGGAGTCCTGCATGTCGAAATCGAACAGCCGCAGCTTTCGTGTCTTGGTCTCAGGCCCCCTCGCCGTTTTTACGCGGCCAGAGATGAAGGCGGAGCGGGTGTCATATGAGGTGATGACCCCTTCTGCGGCGCGAGGCGTTTTGGAGGCCGTCCTCTGGAAACCGTCCATGCGTTGGGTGGTCACTGAGATCGCCGTCCTGAACGAGATTCGGTGGATGTCTTTTCGTCGCAATGAGGTGAACTCGAAGCTTTCACCACGAAGCCGCAATGACTACTTCGCCGACGAGGATCGGGCTCAGCGCAACACCGTGGCGCTTCGTGAGGTTGCCTATGAGATCAAGGCGCATCTTTGCCTGACGGAAAAGGCGGGCCCCGAGGAAACTGTCACAAAGTTCGAGGAGATGTTCGAGCGGCGGCTGGAGAAAGGGCAGACTTTCCACCAGCCTTACTTGGGTTGCCGAGAAATGGCGGCCGACATTCGCGCGGCCGACGGGGAGAGAGAACCAATCAGCCTGTCAAAACCGCTTGGCCTGGTTTTTTACGATTTTGACTATCTGAGCGAGCCGCCACGACCTTTATTCTTCGAAGCCCGGCTGGATCGTGGCGTGCTTCGATTGCCTACGTGGGACGAAGTGAGGCGCGACAACCAAGGGAGAGCCGAGGAATGATGCTCCGTGCCCTGGTCGAGTTGGCCACACGCGAAGGCCTCGTCGAGAGCGATGACTTCGAAAAAAAGCGCGTCGATTTCGAGATTCAGATCGACGATGACGGGCGATTCGTCGGACTGATTAGTTTGCAGGGTGAAGACGGGAAAGGGCAGCGGATGTCCGTCCCTCGATTTCCATCGCGAACAATGCAGGTGGTGCCTGGGTTCATGGTCGATAACGCGAAATATGTCCTTGGTATTGGTGACCCGAAGAAAGACAAGTCAGAGCGGTTGGCCAAATGCCAAGCTGCCTTTATCGGACTGATCAAAGATGCATTCACCGCGACGAAGGATCCGGGACTGTCGGCCCTGCTCGCATTCTATGAACGAATCGCCGACAATCTCGCGTCAGTCTTGCGCGACCGATCCGCTGACAAATGGTCAGGCAGCGAGATTCTTTTCTTTTCGGACCCAACGCTGGGCAGATTGCATGACCGACCGGCCATTCGTGAATATTGGGCAGCGTTTCGAAACGCAGAAACCAACGATGGCGGCTCAACCGAGCGAGCGCGCTGTCTGGTCACAGGACGCTATGACGTGATCGAGCGGTTGCACCCGATGCTCAAGCGGGTTCCAGGTGGCCAGTCGTCCGGCGCCGCCGTGGTCAGTTTCAATGCCGACGCGTTCGAATCTCATCACCTTTCGCAAGGCGACAACGCACCTGTATGTCGCTCAGCAGCGATCGCCTATACGACAGCGCTAAATTGGCTCCTCGAAAAGGTCGATGATCGTCCCCATCGGCACGGCGTTCGAATCGGGGACGATGCAGTTGCCCTCTATTGGACGACGGCGCCCGACAAAGCCTTGTCATTCTTTGCCGATCTATGGGAAGGACCACGAAAAGAGGAAGCTGAGCGCTTCTTCGAATCGCCATGGAAGGGCCAACCGCCAGCCGATCTTGACCAGAATCGTTTCTATGCGGTCACATTGGGCGGCAATGCGGCGCGCGTCGTCGTCAGGGATTGGTTCGAGACGTCGATTGGCAAGGTGAAAGAAAACCTGAGCCAGTATTGCGATGATCTCGCCATCGGGGCTGTGCGACGACCGTTCGCGATCTGGCAGCTCTTGGCCGCCATCGATCCGCCGGGCAAGGCAACCGCTCCGCCCGACATGGGGGCGCGGGTTTTTGCCGCTTCCCTGAAGGGAACGCCGCTGCCACGGGAACTCCTTCGTCACGCACTTCTCCGTATGCGTGTGCCGGGGAAGAAGGCCGAAGCCTTTTGGGTCCTTGGCGCGCGGGTCGCGCTGATCAAGGCAACGCTCCTTGGAATTGGTAGGACGGACCAAAACAAGACGCACTTGAAGGAGGTCACCGTGTCATTGGATTCAAACAGCAACCTAACGGCCTATAACCTTGGCCGCCTTTTCGCCGCATTGGAGCGGGCTCAACAAAACGCCCTGGGTGATGTGAACAGTACCATCCGCGATCGCTATTTCAGCGCCGCGACGATGACGCCGGCCCTGGTATTTCCCCGGTTGCTCCGAATGGCCCAACACCACATCGCCAAGGCCAAGGCCGAGAATCGAGAGTACGGAATCGAACGAACGGTGACCGAAATCGTGGGCCGCCTTCCCGCGACCGGTTTGCCATCGCTGTTGACCCTTGAGGATCAGGGGTTGTTTGCCGTGGGTTACTACCACCAACGAGAAGCTTTTTTCACAAAACGCAAGACATCTAATCCCCCCGCTGCTTCTGCTGCAGGAGAGGAGTGACACCATGTCCGACCTGAAGAATCGATACGACTTCGTCATGCTCTTCGACGTCAAGGACGGAAACCCAAACGGAGACCCGGACGCGGGCAATCTGCCCAGGATCGATCCCGAGACCAGCCAAGGGCTGGTGACGGACGTGTGCCTGAAGCGAAAGGTTCGCAACTATGTGTTGCTGTCGAAGTCTGGACAGCCCACCTACGACATCTTCGTCAAGGAGAAGGCGGTCCTGAATAACCTGATTGCGGGCGCATATGCCGCACACGGAATCAATCTTGACGAACCACCAAAGGGTAAGATCAAGCGGGCCGAAAAAGGGCATGGCGAGGGAGGCGAGGTCGACACAGCGCGGATGGAAATGTGTAAGACGTATTTCGACGTCAGAACATTCGGCGCGGTCATGTCGACAGGCCCGAACGCCGGGCAGGTTCGCGGCCCGGTACAATTCACGTTCGGCCGTTCAATCGACCCCATCGTGACCTTGGAACATTCCATCACCCGGATGGCGGTGGCCACGGTCGAAGAGGCCGCCAAGCAGGGCGGCGAAAACAGAACCATGGGACGAAAGAACACCGTCCCTTATGGCCTGTATCGCGCCCATGGTTTTATCTCTCCACAGCTAGCGGCTCAAACCGGCTTCACCGAGCAGGACCTATCTGTGTTGTGGGAGGCTCTCGAGCACATGTTCGAGCACGACCGGAGTGCCGCGCGCGGTCTGATGTCTCTCCGCCGTTTGCTGGTCTTTCGCCACGCATCCGCATTGGGAAATGCTCCAGCCCATCGACTTTTCGATCTGATCAGGGTCGAGCGAAAGGACATGTTGCGAACGCCTCGCGATTTTTCCGATTACGCAGTCAATATTGCCGCCGCCCCCGCTGGCGTCGAACTTTTGGATCGCAGCTTCTGAACCGGGCAGCTGAGCATGGAGGTTGACGACCTCATTCCCATCTCGGCGCTTCAGCACCTCGTTTTCTGCGAGAGGCAGGCAGCCTTGATCCACGTCGAGCGTTTGTGGCGCGATGACACTTCAACAACCCAGGGCCACCTTGTTCACGAGCGACCTGACACCCCGGGCTCCGCATTGCAGGCAGGCGTCAAGGTGGCGCGTGCTCTGCCTCTGGTCTCGCGCCGTTTGGGCATCTTTGGCGTGGCGGATATGGTTGAACTGCACAGGGATCCTCAGGCGCCCAAGGGATTTCGGCCAGTTCCTGTGGAGGTCAAGAAGGGGAGCACAAAGAACCTCCGCGCCGATCAGGTCCAGCTCTGTGCGCAGGCGATCTGTTTGGAGGAGGAGTTCGGTGTCCGGGTAACGTCAGCCTGGTTATTTTATTCAGCCAGCCACCGGCGCAAGCTGATCGAATTGGACGATGGTCTGCGAGATCAAACAGGCAGGGTCGTAGAACGACTTCGCGAAATCATCGCGAGACATCTGGTCCCGATGCCGCTGGTGTCGGAGAAAGTCTGCGCCAAGTGTTCTCTTGAGGCGTTATGTCTTCCGCGTGCAACCCGTGATCGAGATAGAGCTCTTCGTTATGTCGAGGCGCTGGCAAGGAGCCGGGAATGACAGCCCAGGCTCAGAACGTACTGTATGTGTTGAGCGATGGCGCGTACCTCTCGCGCGATCACGACACGGTCGTGGTCAAAGTCGACGGGGAACGACGCGCTCAGGTGCCGATCTGCCAAATTGAAGGCGTCGCGGTACTGGCCAGGGCGGGCGTCTCGCCGGAACTCCTGGGTGGATTGGTTGATGCGGGCGTATTCGTTTCGTTCTTTGGTTACGGCGGTCGGCTGTTGGCGCGGGTTGATGGCATTCCGGGGGGGAACGTACTTCTACGAAAAGCACAGGTTCGTGCATCAGACAACGCCGCAGCCACGTTGGCGCTGGCCCGTTCCTTCGTGATCGGAAAGGTCGCCAGTGAGCGCGGCCAAGTTCGGCGTGCCAGCCGCGATGGCAATGGCGAGAGTGCGGAAGTGTTTGGCGCGGCGGCAGATCGCCTGGCGATCTTCAGTCGTCGAGCATTGGAGGCGGACAACCTCGACGAACTACGGGGCATCGAAGGGGGAGCCGCGCGCGAGTACTTTCAGGTGTTCGACCGCTTGCTGAAGACCGACGAGGCCGATCTGCGGTTCAATGGTCGGTCGCGAAGGCCACCTGCTGATCCGATCAACGCGATGCTGTCTTTCGGTTATGCGCTGCTGATGCGCGATTGCGCCGCAGCGCTTGCCGGAGTCGGCCTGGACCCGGCTATTGGTTTCTTGCATGAGGATCGCCCCGGTCGGCTTGGCCTGGCACTTGATGTCATGGAAGAGCTGCGAGCACCCGTGGTCGATCGGTTGGTGATCGCGTTGGTCAATCGCCGGCAGATTGGCGCCGCCCACTTTAGGAAGTTTGAAGGGGCTCGTTGGGAGATGACCCACGACGGCCGGCGGTCGTTTATCGCTGCATATCAAGCGGCTAAATCTGACCAGATCAAACATATATTTCTTGAACAGAACGCAAGCTGGGGCTTGGTCCCCCACCTGCAAGCCAGGTTGCTGGCCAGAACCCTAAGGGGCGACATCATTGCCTATCCGCCTTTTCAGCTCAAGTGAGTAAGACGTGTTGGTCCTCGTTTGTTACGACGTGTCCACCGTAACCGCCGAAGGCCGGCGCAGGTTACGCCGGGTTGCGGATCTCTGCGAAAACCATGGCGTACGAGTACAGTTTTCATTGTTCGAGTGTCCAATCGATCAAATGACGTGGCTAAGGTTACGACACGATCTTTTGCAAACGATGGAATCTGATGAGGACAGCCTACGCTTTTACTTCATCGACGAAGACGCCAAGCAAAAGACAGAGCACCATGGAGTTCGGAAGCCATTGGATCTACGTGGACCGCTGGTGTTTTGAGGTTTCTCGTGTTCCGCGAACCTCAATCATTGCACCCCTTCACTTGGAAATCGCGACACGGGCAAAAGGCTGGTAAAGGCGGAGATTCACCGCTTGCTGGTTCGATCTTTGAAAACAAAAGAGTTCTCATTGGTGACGGTCCGCGAATAGCCCGTAGAATAGGTATTGCCGCCCAGCACTTAGGTGGGCGGCGTCCCCGCCGTCTTCGGACGACGGGGTGGATTGAAACAAGATTGCGGTCGCCGTGAAGGCGGGCGTTGTTGGGAGTCCCCGCCGTCTTCGGACGACGGGGTGGATTGAAACCACAAGATGCCCTACGTCGACGTCAAGCAGTACGAGCGTCCCCGCCGTCTTCGGACGACGGGGTGGATTGAAACAGCTGCAGCCGCGCGGATCGTGACCACAGTCCCCGCCGTCTTCGGACGACGGGGTGGATTGAAACCAGAGCTGGGCCCGCTCTCGGGC contains:
- the cas1c gene encoding type I-C CRISPR-associated endonuclease Cas1c, which produces MTAQAQNVLYVLSDGAYLSRDHDTVVVKVDGERRAQVPICQIEGVAVLARAGVSPELLGGLVDAGVFVSFFGYGGRLLARVDGIPGGNVLLRKAQVRASDNAAATLALARSFVIGKVASERGQVRRASRDGNGESAEVFGAAADRLAIFSRRALEADNLDELRGIEGGAAREYFQVFDRLLKTDEADLRFNGRSRRPPADPINAMLSFGYALLMRDCAAALAGVGLDPAIGFLHEDRPGRLGLALDVMEELRAPVVDRLVIALVNRRQIGAAHFRKFEGARWEMTHDGRRSFIAAYQAAKSDQIKHIFLEQNASWGLVPHLQARLLARTLRGDIIAYPPFQLK
- the cas2 gene encoding CRISPR-associated endonuclease Cas2, with the protein product MLVLVCYDVSTVTAEGRRRLRRVADLCENHGVRVQFSLFECPIDQMTWLRLRHDLLQTMESDEDSLRFYFIDEDAKQKTEHHGVRKPLDLRGPLVF